AAGCGTTTCCACAAGAACAAGAACTACCGGCGTATTTTCGACAATCAGCACGAGTTTGCCGTGCTGGTGAAGGATGACCCGGAACTGCAGGCCCAGTTTGTGGATGACCTGGCTAAAATGGCGGTCATTGAGCGGGCCCTGGGCGCGGCGCGCCAGCGCGAGGCCATGCAGGACGTTTACGGCGCCTGGGAGGAATTGCAGCAGCTGCGCCTGCGCGACCAGGAATTGTTCGTCAATGACCAGGAGCTGAATTCCCAGTATCTGGACCTGACGACCAAGGCAAGCAGGCTGGTCAAGCTGCTGGACGATGCGGAAAATGCGCGGAATGCCAAAGAAGTCGGTTCCGCCCTCGGCAAGTACATGGAAGCCAAGAAGCTCTATCTGCATTCCCGATTTGCCAAGGAGGGGATAGAATCCCTGCTGGACGAGGTGCTTCCGTTGAAGTAGGCCGCTTGTGCACGTCTGCCGGATGCCGGGGAAGGACGGAGTATTTGCTTCCCTTCCGGGGCTTCCCCGGTATGCTACGGCGCATGAAGGGTATCTATGTATGCGTGTGCATGCTGGCGGCGTTTTGCGCTGCGGCCATGGCCCTGCCTGAAGACTGCCGCCAGGTAATTGTGGGGACGTCCGACGGCTGGAACAGTTCGCATGTGAAATTGAGCCTTCTGGAGAAAGGTCCCCAGGGGTGGATGATGGTGAAGGGGCCGTTTCCGGCCCGCTTGGGGAAGTCCGGACTGGTATGGGGCAGGGGTGTCAGCAGCCCTCCCGCGGAGGGTCCCGTGAAGAAGGAGGGGGATTTGCGTTCTCCCGCCGGAATTTTTGAATTGGGCGGGGTGTACGGCACCGTGCCCGTTCCCAAAAAGAAGCGTTCCATGCCGTACCGCCGCATCACGCCCCGGGATATGTGGGTCGATGACCCGTCCTCCCCCCTTTACAATCAGCATTTCGTATTGAAGCATGATCCCGTGACGCCCTGGGAGTTCAAGCAGCAGATGAAGCTGAACGATTACGCCCACAGCCTGAAGCTGTTCATCAGGCATAACGCCGCCGGAGATCAGGGGCACCCCGTAGCAGGGGGAGGGTCTTCCATTTTCTTCCATATCTGGAGGAGGGACGGTCAGGCTCCCACGGCCGGATGCACCGCCATGAGCGAGGAGAATTTACGTGCCATGATCGCATGGCTGGACCCTTCCAAGCATCCCCTGTATGTCCTGCTCCCTTCCAGGGAGTACCTGCGGCTGCGCAAGGCATGGGGTCTGCCGTGAAGCTGGTTCCGTTCGTGCGGCGGGTTCTCTCCGCAGCTTTACAGTTTCTGGAAGCGGCGTGAGCGGCAGGAAAGCAAAGAGCCGGCCCCCCCCTCTGAGGAGAGCCGGCTCTTGGTTTGTAAAAACTTGTCTTATGCCTGAGGCTGGGTTTCCGGCTGAATCAGAGGGGTGGAAGTTTCCTTCATTTCTTCCACAGAGTTCTGTTCCTCCTGCGGAGCGCGGGGCTCGCGGGCCGGCCTGGACTGTTCCTGGCGTTCGTTGGCGCCGCTGACCAGCAGGTTTCTGCCCATGAAAGGCTGGTTGTGAAGAATGTCCACGGAACGGACGGCGTCTTCCAGTCTCTTCATTTCCACGAAGGCGTAACCCTTGGATTTGTGGGTGCGGGGATTGTAGATGATTTCCACGGAGGTTACTTCGCCAATGCCCTTGAACACGTCTTCAAGGTCGCTTTCCGTAGCTTCGTAGGAAAGGTTGCCCACGTACAGCCTGCGGTTGGAGACGGGCTGCTTGGGAGTAGCGACGCGCTCCTGCTTGGGGCGGGCCACCCTGGTGTTCGTTTTGGCGGGGTTTTTGTCTTTGACGGCAGGCTTGCCCTTGGCCGGGCGGATGCCGAAAATGCCCAGGAAGCGCTGCCATAAGGAGAGCTTGGCAGGAGCTTCTTTTTTATATTTGGGACGGTATCCGCCGGATTCCCGGCGGTCATTGCCATAGGAATGGCCGCCCTTGTGATAGCGGCGACGGGGGCCTTGGCCCTGTCTTCCCTGTGTGTGGTGTTGAGACATACTTATATGCTAAGTTGATGATTATGTTGGTGTCATGCCGGATTTTCATGCTCCATGCAATAGGTTCCGTCCGGCGAATCGCCGGGGTGTTCCGTTTCCGTAAGGAAAACCAGAAGTGCGGATGCCCCGTGCCCCGATCAACGGTCCGTGCATGGTCTGATAAGGGGAGATCCGGCTGTGTGCGGTGTCAGTCCGGCGGATTGACGCGTATACCAATGCACACGGAGACCGTTTCTTGCAAGCCGGTATCCCGTCATTTTGGGCTTTCCAGCTCTCAGGAAGCGGAAACCCGTTGGCGAAGCCCGGACTGGTGACGGGAAGCCAGGCCGGAATCGGATGGAACTTGACAAAAACTTTGGCATCATTAACTATGTGGTTCACTAGCTCCTTCACTCTCGATGCTTATTCAAAACGCAGACCGTACAACCTACGGAATCAATAAAATGGCGGTCACCATTCTGGCGTTTGTCGTTTTTATGGTTGTCGGGTTTATTTCCTGGAGTTCGTTGGGCGTGCAGCCTGAACCCTGGCGGCTCCGTACGCTGGTGCTTGCTCCCCTGACCATGTCCCTACTGCTGTATTTCTGCTGTGACCAGTTTGGCGTGTATTACCGCTGCATGACGTTGAGCGGCACCGTTTGGCGGCTGGCGCTGGCCTACGCGTGCTTTGTGGTGCTGAGTTCCATCATCTGGAAGTATCTCGTCCCCTTTTCCGGAGACCCTGTCGTCCAGATATTGGCATATCTGCTGACTTTTCTGGGAGTTCTGTGGCTGTGCATTTTCCGGTTCCGGTCGGAAAAGAAGCTGGAGGAAGAGGCCCCCATGCTTCTGGTAGGCGCTCCGGAACATGTGGATACATTCCTGAAGCAGATGAAACGGGACCGCGTGGATATTCAGGGAGC
This genomic stretch from Akkermansia biwaensis harbors:
- a CDS encoding RNA-binding protein, with the translated sequence MSQHHTQGRQGQGPRRRYHKGGHSYGNDRRESGGYRPKYKKEAPAKLSLWQRFLGIFGIRPAKGKPAVKDKNPAKTNTRVARPKQERVATPKQPVSNRRLYVGNLSYEATESDLEDVFKGIGEVTSVEIIYNPRTHKSKGYAFVEMKRLEDAVRSVDILHNQPFMGRNLLVSGANERQEQSRPAREPRAPQEEQNSVEEMKETSTPLIQPETQPQA
- a CDS encoding L,D-transpeptidase family protein, whose translation is MKGIYVCVCMLAAFCAAAMALPEDCRQVIVGTSDGWNSSHVKLSLLEKGPQGWMMVKGPFPARLGKSGLVWGRGVSSPPAEGPVKKEGDLRSPAGIFELGGVYGTVPVPKKKRSMPYRRITPRDMWVDDPSSPLYNQHFVLKHDPVTPWEFKQQMKLNDYAHSLKLFIRHNAAGDQGHPVAGGGSSIFFHIWRRDGQAPTAGCTAMSEENLRAMIAWLDPSKHPLYVLLPSREYLRLRKAWGLP